The genome window CGGTGACCAACGCCGCCTCGAAATCGTGCGGGCGCTGGCCACTCAACCAAAGTTGCTGTTGCTCGATGAGCCCGCTGCAGGAATGAACCCGCAAGAGAAGATGCAGCTAATGGAACTGATTCGACGTATCCGTGAGGAATTTGAGTTGACGGTTCTTTTGATCGAACACGATATGAAACTTGTTATGGGCATTTGCGAGCGGATTTACGTCTTGGATTATGGGCGTATCATTGCAGAAGGTAAGCCAGAAGAGATTCGAAACAATCCAGAGGTGATAGCGGCTTATTTAGGTGAGGAGCATCTCAGCAAGCCGACGGCAGATGACAGTTGGAATCGTGTAAGCATTCAAGACGCCGAGGAGGCTTTGTAAAATGCTGACCGTTTCAAATCTCTCGGTTTATTACGGGGCGGTGCGCGCGCTCGATGGAGTGTCCCTCGAGGTTATGCCCGGCGAAATCGTTGCGATGATAGGGGCTAACGGAGCAGGGAAAAGCACAACCATGCGCTCCATCTCTGGTTTGGTAAAGCCTCGATCAGGGGAAATAACCTTCCTAGGTAAAGCCATACACCGTTTGGCCCCCCATGAGATCGTACAATTAGGCATATCCCACGCCCCAGAGGGCAGGCGCGTTTTTGCTGAAATGACCGTCATGGAGAATCTGCGCTTAGGAGCCTATGTTCGTGAGCATAGTAAAGCCTCCGTGCGAGAGGATTTAGAACGGATGTTTACCATCTTTCCGCGCCTGAAGGAACGCCAAACTCAGCTGGCAGGCACGTTGTCGGGCGGCGAGCAACAGATGCTGGCCATCGCACGGGCATTGATGGCTCGGCCACAACTGCTTCTGCTTGATGAACCTTCCTTGGGGCTAGCCCCCAATCTGGTGCAAACGATTTTTCGAGTTATCCAGGAGATCAATGCAAGCGGGGTCACCATCCTTCTGGTGGAGCAAAATGCAAATCAGGCTCTTCGTATCGCACATCGTGGCTATGTTATCGAAACCGGCCGTATCGTGCTAGAAGACAAGGCTGCCAATCTATTGAATAACCCTATGGTACGAAGCGCCTATCTAGGAGAGACATCGTAGCGCAGACCTAGGAACACAGGAATAGCGAGGAGAAGGCGTTGGTCTTGAAGCAAAGAAAGGAGTGCGCTCCTTTCTAAATCGTTATAAGAGGGGATGCGCGCTGTATCTCTATGAACGATACCTTCTTAGATATTAGCATGGTGCTCATTGCTCTGGCAATGATTCATATCGGTCTGGGACGTCAGGCCTATATGAATGTTCAACGACAGGCTGCGCTGCTTTTTAACGGTAGTGCCCCAATTCATGTAGATATTGAGCCACGAGGCTTCTTTGGGTTTGAGGTCAACGATCTCGAATCCATCTCTATAGAAACCTCACACGTCGTGCTAAATCGTCCACCACTGTACCGCTTTCCTAAATCGGGATGGAAAGGCTCGATCCATCACCTTATCGTAAAGTTACATGACCTAACGGTTTCCGGCTATCCGGTCAAAGAGTTCGCTGCAGATATTCCTTCACTGACCTATGATCTAGGATATGCCTACTACCAGGGGCGACTCGTGGTGCGAGATGCCGGATGCGGAACTGGAGAGATCGTTCTCTCTTCAGCCGATCTCCACGATTTTATTGCCAAGAAATATCGAGGGCTCTTCTCAGATTTTTCTGTTACCATTCTGCCTAATCAAGAGATTCACCTAAGAGGCCAACTAAATTTTCTTGGTGAGCAACTGCCTGTGGATATTCGCTCGAAACTTACCATCGTCACACCTACTGCGATTGGTCTTACTGGGGCAGTTGTCAGACTTAATGGACGCCTCCTCGATCCATCACAAACGGCCCTACTTCTCACACGGATAAATCCGGTGGTAGATCTAGCCTCTGATCTAGGAGTAGGGGATTTTTTCATGATAGATGATCTACAGTGTCGAAGTGAAATGTTGATAGTTAGAGGAAGCTGCTTGCTGCCGGAGGCGTCGGCAGGCCAGCGCCCTTAGAAAGGCGGTACCCCCAATGAACCAAATGCTTTATAGGACTCCTCTCCACGAAGCTCATGTGAGACTAGGAGCTCGGCTTACCCCGTTTGCGGGATGGGAGATGCCCTTATCTTATAGGTCGATTCTCGAGGAAGCACGGAGTGTACGTCATCATGTGGGTATTTTCGATATATCGCACATGGGACGCCTTAAAATTGTAGGTCGAGATGCTGCCTCTCTTCTACAGTTTTTGACCACGAACGATGTTAAGGCTCTGTCCAGCGGTATGGCGCATTACTCTCTATTGGCTAATCAACAGGGAGGGATCAAAGACGATATCATTGTTTATAAAATGAATGAGGATGAATTTTTGGTTGTAGTCAACGCCTCTAATACCGCTAAAGATATCGCATGGATAGAATCTTTCTCACTGCAAACGGAGGGGGAGGGCGTCGGCGAAGAGCTCCACATAGAGAACATAACGCCGCACACAGCCATGATCGCCGTGCAAGGTCCCAAGGCGGAAACTGTTCTCGCAACGGCACTTGACACCTCAGAATTAAAAGAGATAGAACGATTTGCGCATCGGACTATTGTGGTTAAAAAGGGGGGAGTCAGTACGGAACTTTTATGTTGCCGTACTGGCTATACAGGTGAGGATGGCTTCGAATTGATCGTTCCTAACGCGTACGCGCAGGTTATATGGGAGAGCTTGCTGGCTGTAGGAGCGATTCCGTGCGGGTTAGGAGCACGCGACACGTTACGTATTGAGGCCGGCTATCCGCTCTATGGGCACGAGATTGATGAAGATATTTCGCCCGTGGAAGCGGGGCTTATGTGGGTTGTTAAGCTAGAAAAGGGCGATTTTATTGGCCGTGAAGCTATTATCGAGGTGAAGCGGTTAGGCCCTCGGCGCCGGCTAATGGGGCTTCTTGTACAGGGGAGGGCGCTCCCTCGGCAGGGGTATACTATATACCACGAGGATCAAGAAGTAGGAGTTGTGACGAGCGGTACGTTCTCTCCACACCGAGAGGCTAGCATCGCTCTAGGCTTTCTCAATGCCGAAGTGGCGCGTCCCCACCTAACCGTGGAGATAGATATTCGTGGTCAAAGACACACGGCTACGGTTGTGCCCAAGAAAGAGCTGCTTCAGAAACCGCACATGGAGGAAAAAAGTTGAGCCTTATTCCTGAAGACCTAAAGTATAGCAAAACGCACGAGTGGGTGCGTGTGGAAAACGGCATCGCGGTGATTGGTATCACCGATCACGCGCAGTCGGAACTTGGCGATGTGGTCTATCTAAGTTTGCCCGAAGTGGGGCGCATTCTCAAATACGATGAACCCTTTGGCGAGGTAGAGTCGGTTAAAGCGGTTTCGGAGCTCTACTCGCCCGTGAGTGGTGAAGTTGTTGAAGTGAACACAGCTATTATAGATAGCACTGAAGTCATTAACGAGGATCCATTTGGGCGAGGATGGCTGATAAAGGTGGAGATGAGCGACCCAAGCGAGCTTGATAGATTGATGGATGCCAGCGCCTACGCAAAGTATTGCGAGGAGAGCTAGATGAGCTATATTAGCAATACCGATAATGAGCGCAAGGAGATGCTCGCCGCCATCGGAGTGGACCGTATAGAAGATCTGTTTGCTCCGGTACCCGAGGCAGTCCGACTCAAACGTCTGCTTAATCTCCCCGGCCCCAGTGACGAGCTAGCACTTCTGCGCCATTGCGAGAAGATGGCTGCACTTAACAAGGATATCTCCTCGTCGCTTTCATTCTTAGGGGCAGGCATCTATGATCACTTTCGACCGGCGATCATTGAAGTGCTCGTAGAACGTGGGGAGTTTCTGACATCCTATACGCCGTATCAGCCGGAGATGAGCCAGGGTATGCTGCAGGTTCTCTATGAGTACCAGACGCTCATCTGTGCACTGACCGGTATGGATATCGCGAACGCCTCGATGTACGATGGTGCCACGGCGCTTGCCGAGGCCGCCATGATGACAACGGATATTACCAATCGCGATGAGGTTGTCGTTTTATCCACAGTGCATCCTCACTATCGGCAGGTCTTGCAAACGTATCTTCACTGGGCGCAATTCGTTTACAAGGAGGTTGCGCCCAACTTGGAAGCCATCTCTGCAGCGCTTTCAGAGAGAACCGCTTGTGTTGTCCTGCAACAACCAGACTTTTTAGGGTATGTAGCGTCCGACATTGCAAATACGATTGAGATCGTTCACGCCGTAGGAGCTTTGGCAGTCACCATTGTGGACCCCATCTCTTTAGGGATTCTATGCACACCGGCAGATGTGGGGGCGGATATCGCCGTAGGAGAAGGGCAGGGACTTGGTATCTCTCCTGGGTATGGGGGCCCGCTGCTAGGTTTCTTCGCCTGCCGGAAGGAGTATACGAGGTACCTTCCCGGACGGATCGTTGGAGCGACAACGGATCAGCTAGGACGGCGAGGGTATACCATGACCCTTCGTACTCGTGAGCAGGATATCCGCAGGGAAAAGGCGACGAGCAATATCTGCACCAACCAAACGCTTCTGGCTTTGGCTGCAACGATATACCTCTGCGCTTTGGGTAAGAACGGCCTTCGGAAAGTCGCTGAACTCGTTATCCGCAAGGCGCACTATGCACGAGAGGCGCTTTGCAGCATTCCAGATATCACCGATCCCTTCCCTGGAAGGCCTTTCTTCAAAGAGTTTGTCATTCAACTCCCTATTCCCGCCCAAGACGTTTGTGACAAGCTGCTTGAGAAAGGCATTATGGGAGGGCTTCCTCTACAGCCCTATTATCCAGAACTCGGTAATGCGTTGCTGGTATGCGTTACGGAGACAAAGACACGAGAGCAGATCGATCGTTATGCTGAGACACTGCAGAGTGTAGTTACGGAAATGACTGCCTATGCTAAATAACAATCTCCAAACGAGTAATCCAACCCCTTTAGATAGTCATGAGCCG of Chthonomonas calidirosea T49 contains these proteins:
- the gcvT gene encoding glycine cleavage system aminomethyltransferase GcvT: MLYRTPLHEAHVRLGARLTPFAGWEMPLSYRSILEEARSVRHHVGIFDISHMGRLKIVGRDAASLLQFLTTNDVKALSSGMAHYSLLANQQGGIKDDIIVYKMNEDEFLVVVNASNTAKDIAWIESFSLQTEGEGVGEELHIENITPHTAMIAVQGPKAETVLATALDTSELKEIERFAHRTIVVKKGGVSTELLCCRTGYTGEDGFELIVPNAYAQVIWESLLAVGAIPCGLGARDTLRIEAGYPLYGHEIDEDISPVEAGLMWVVKLEKGDFIGREAIIEVKRLGPRRRLMGLLVQGRALPRQGYTIYHEDQEVGVVTSGTFSPHREASIALGFLNAEVARPHLTVEIDIRGQRHTATVVPKKELLQKPHMEEKS
- a CDS encoding ABC transporter ATP-binding protein, translating into MLTVSNLSVYYGAVRALDGVSLEVMPGEIVAMIGANGAGKSTTMRSISGLVKPRSGEITFLGKAIHRLAPHEIVQLGISHAPEGRRVFAEMTVMENLRLGAYVREHSKASVREDLERMFTIFPRLKERQTQLAGTLSGGEQQMLAIARALMARPQLLLLDEPSLGLAPNLVQTIFRVIQEINASGVTILLVEQNANQALRIAHRGYVIETGRIVLEDKAANLLNNPMVRSAYLGETS
- the gcvPA gene encoding aminomethyl-transferring glycine dehydrogenase subunit GcvPA; translated protein: MSYISNTDNERKEMLAAIGVDRIEDLFAPVPEAVRLKRLLNLPGPSDELALLRHCEKMAALNKDISSSLSFLGAGIYDHFRPAIIEVLVERGEFLTSYTPYQPEMSQGMLQVLYEYQTLICALTGMDIANASMYDGATALAEAAMMTTDITNRDEVVVLSTVHPHYRQVLQTYLHWAQFVYKEVAPNLEAISAALSERTACVVLQQPDFLGYVASDIANTIEIVHAVGALAVTIVDPISLGILCTPADVGADIAVGEGQGLGISPGYGGPLLGFFACRKEYTRYLPGRIVGATTDQLGRRGYTMTLRTREQDIRREKATSNICTNQTLLALAATIYLCALGKNGLRKVAELVIRKAHYAREALCSIPDITDPFPGRPFFKEFVIQLPIPAQDVCDKLLEKGIMGGLPLQPYYPELGNALLVCVTETKTREQIDRYAETLQSVVTEMTAYAK
- the gcvH gene encoding glycine cleavage system protein GcvH is translated as MSLIPEDLKYSKTHEWVRVENGIAVIGITDHAQSELGDVVYLSLPEVGRILKYDEPFGEVESVKAVSELYSPVSGEVVEVNTAIIDSTEVINEDPFGRGWLIKVEMSDPSELDRLMDASAYAKYCEES